The following is a genomic window from Amycolatopsis sp. BJA-103.
CAGGCGGTCGAGCCCGGACCAGCCAGTCAGCACGCCTTCCACGGCCGGGTACGCCAGGACGAACGCGACGCCCGGTCCCCCACCGATCTCCCGCGTGAGCAAGGCGGGTTCCTCGCCCAGCGCCATCGAGATCATCGCGGAATAGACGTTGGTGTCCAGCGACCGGCACAAGGCCTCGCCGAGCATCGCCCCGCCGATCCGGATGTTGATCTCGACGACCTCCGGCCCCTCGATGGTGAGGACGAACTCGGTGTGCGCGAAGCCCTGCTCGTGTCCGGCGGCCTTGAGCACCTGGCCGATCCAGTCGGCCAGTCCGGCGTACTCGGTCTCGGGGAAGGCCACCGGGAACGCGGCGGCTTCCTCGCGCCGCACGGGTTCGGGCGAAAGCTGACGGGAGAGGATCCCGAGCAGCCGCGTCCTTCCTTGCCAGGTGACGGTTTCCGCGCTGTAGAGCGGACCGGCGAAATACGGTTCGGCGATCAGGTGCCCCTTGAGCGGCGTGTCCTTCGCCTCCCGCCTGGCCTGCTCGAGTTCGGCCGCGTCACGGACGAGCCACACCCCGCGCGACGACGTCCCCGATGAATCCTTGACCACCAAAGGGAATCCGAGCTCCTCGGCGATCATGACGGGTACCGGGCGGCCGCGGGTGAGCCCGTGGTCGTACAGCAGATCGCGCACCGCACCCTTGTCCCGCAGCACACGGACGGCCGCAGCGTCCGGACCGGGCAGGCCGAGCCTGGCGGTGAGTTCCGCGCCCGGCAATGCCCAGGTGTCGGTCGAGTTGATGATCCCGGCGAGGTCCGGGATGGCACGCAACGCCGCTTCGCAGGCCGCGATGTCGGTGGTGTCGATGTCGACGACCTCGACCCTGTCCGGCCCGAGGGTGCCGAGTTCGTAGCGGTAGATGTCGCGGTTTCCGGTGAACAGCACCAGTTTCCGCCCGGCTTCCGCCGCCGCGTCGGCCAGCCTGCCGAGGCCGAAGGTGAGTGCTTCCAACAGGACGACGGTCATGACACCCGCTCCTTCCGGTACGACAGCTGCGAAGGTATCCCGAATTTGCGGCGGCGCCACTCCATCGCCGCCCACGGCAGGGCGAGGTCGTCGAGTGAGGCGATCTCCCGTGGCGCGAGCCCCGCCGGGTCGACGGCTTCCCGGTGCCGGGCGAAAACCCTTGCCGTGTAACGGTGCCCGGTGTCGGCGCCGATGACGACATGTGTCCGGTCCGGATTCCGCGCCGCCTCCCAGCCCGCGACGAGGTACGCGGCGCCGGTGGAAAGCCCGGCGAAGACGGCGTGGTCGCGCATCAGGCCGACGGTCGCGGCCATGGCGTGCACGAAGTCCAGCCAGTGGATCCGGTCGTACAGTTCGTGATCGACGTTGCCGAACGGGATGGCGGAGCCGATGCCCGCGATGATCGCGTCCGGATCGGTGAACCGTTCACTGCCGAAGGTGACGCTCCCGAACGGCTGGACCCCGGTCAGGCGGACGTCCGGATCGCGTTCGCGCAGCGACCGGGCGATCCCGCCGGTCGACGCGCCGGTGCCCACGCTGCCGACGACGGTCAGCGGCCCGGACGGCAGCGCGCGGGCGACGAGATCGGCGACCTCGCCGTAGCCGAGGTAGTGCACGGGATCGTGATACTGGCGCATCCAGTGCATGTCCGGATGGCGCTCCAGCAGCTCGTGCACGCGCGCGACCCGGCGCCGCTGGTCGAGGCGGAGGTCCTCGGACGGCGGCATCTGGTCCACCGTCGCGCCCAGGATCTCCAGTTGCGAACGCATGGTGAGGTCGACGGTGGTGGACGCGACGATATGGCAGCGCAGACCGTAGCGGTGACAGGCCATCGCCAGCGCGAGCGCGTAGATCCCGCTGGAACTGTCGATCAACGTCTGTCCTTTTCGGACGGTGCCGTCGGCGAGCAGCGACCGGACGGCGCCGAGCGCCGCGTAGACCTTCAGGGTTTCGAAGCGGATCAGCACGACGTTCGGCGTGAGCCGGATCAGCGCCGGTGTCTTGATCGCGTCGGTGACGTGCTCGTGGACCAGAGGGGCGGTCTCGACGGGCATCGCGTTCACCGGCCGATCGATCGGAGGTACGCGGCCAGGGACTCGGCGCCCGCGGCGTTACGCGGTCCGCTCACGAGGTCCCCGTAGGAAACGACGTGGAACCGGTTGTCGCGCACGGCGGGCGTGTTCTTCAGCTGTGGCGCGGATTTGATGAACGCGATCTTGTCCTGCGCGGGCTGGTCGGCGTAGTCCACCACGACGATCACCTCGGGTTCGGTCTTCACCACCGCCTCCCAGCCGACGCTGCCCCAGCCGTCCTGGAGGTCGCGGAAGACGTTGGTCCCGCCCGCGGCGTCGATGATGTCGTTGGGAGCGGCGTGTTTCCCGGAAGTGAAGGGTTGGTCGGTGCCGGAATCGTAGACGAACACCTTGGCGGGCGGGGTCTTCGGCGCTCCGGCGCGGACCTTGTCGAAGCGTCCCTTGAGTTCCGTGACCAGTTCGTCGGCCCGCTGGCGGACGCCGAAGATGTCGCCGAGATTGCGCAGATCGGTGTAGAGCGCCTCCAGCGGTGTCACCTCGGCCTTCGCGCCTGCGTAATCCCAGCAGGTCTCGGTGTGCAGATAGCTGCGGATGCCGACCTGGTCGAGCAGCTTCGGGGTGATCCCGCGCTCCTCGCTGAAGCCGGAGTTCCAGCCGGCGATCACCCAGTCCGCCTTGGCGTTGACCAGGATCTCGCGGGTGACCCGGGAAGTGCCGAGCCGTTCGACCTTGGCGTAGTCGTCCTTCCACGGCGAACCCGCGATCGACGGGTCACCGAGCGAATTCATGACGTAGCCGCGCATCCGGCCGGCGAGCCCGAGCGCGAACATCTTCTCCGCGCCGGAAACGTCGTAGGCCACCGGACGCTGCGGCGCCGGGAAGGTGACCTGCGCGCCGCAGTTGGTCACCGTGGCCTGTGCCGGTGCGGCCGGTCCGGCCTCGACCTGGGCGCCACAGGCGCTCAGGAGCAGCGCCGCGGTGAAGAGCGCGATCACCCTGGACGGCTTCATCGTGAGATCCCCTCGGTTTCTTCGGCGGGAAGGTCGTAGAGCAGCTGGAGGGCGCCGGTCACGGGATGGGTCACCTGGGTGACCTCCACGCCGAACACCGCGCGGACCGTTTCGGGCGTGAGCACTTCGGCGGGGGTGCCGCAGGCGGCGAGCGATCCGCCGCGCAGCAAGGCGATCCGGTGGCAGACGGCGGCGGCGAGGTTGAGATCGTGCAGGGCGACGAGCACGGTGAGCCCGCAGTCGCGCAGGAACTTCAGCAGTTCCACCTGGTGACGGACGTCGAGGTGGTTGGTCGGCTCGTCGAGGACCAGCACCTCGGGTTCCTGCACGAGCGCCCTCGCCACCAGGACCCGCTGCCGTTCGCCGCCCGAAAGCGTCAGCACACTGCGCTGGGCGAGATGAGTGATGTCCAAGCGCCGCAACGCTTCCCGGCACAACGCGCGTTCGCGGGCCGACAACCGGAGGTTGCCGCGCTGATGCGGCGACCGGCCGAGCGCGACGACCTCCTCGACGGTGAAGTCCA
Proteins encoded in this region:
- a CDS encoding ABC transporter substrate-binding protein; protein product: MKPSRVIALFTAALLLSACGAQVEAGPAAPAQATVTNCGAQVTFPAPQRPVAYDVSGAEKMFALGLAGRMRGYVMNSLGDPSIAGSPWKDDYAKVERLGTSRVTREILVNAKADWVIAGWNSGFSEERGITPKLLDQVGIRSYLHTETCWDYAGAKAEVTPLEALYTDLRNLGDIFGVRQRADELVTELKGRFDKVRAGAPKTPPAKVFVYDSGTDQPFTSGKHAAPNDIIDAAGGTNVFRDLQDGWGSVGWEAVVKTEPEVIVVVDYADQPAQDKIAFIKSAPQLKNTPAVRDNRFHVVSYGDLVSGPRNAAGAESLAAYLRSIGR
- a CDS encoding ABC transporter ATP-binding protein gives rise to the protein MLSLKDLSVEVAGSTLIRELRLDVGAGEVLGLLGPNGSGKSTALRCVYRALTPSGGAVLLDGTDLAEQSLRDTARRIAALTQDSRADLDFTVEEVVALGRSPHQRGNLRLSARERALCREALRRLDITHLAQRSVLTLSGGERQRVLVARALVQEPEVLVLDEPTNHLDVRHQVELLKFLRDCGLTVLVALHDLNLAAAVCHRIALLRGGSLAACGTPAEVLTPETVRAVFGVEVTQVTHPVTGALQLLYDLPAEETEGISR
- a CDS encoding cysteine synthase family protein: MPVETAPLVHEHVTDAIKTPALIRLTPNVVLIRFETLKVYAALGAVRSLLADGTVRKGQTLIDSSSGIYALALAMACHRYGLRCHIVASTTVDLTMRSQLEILGATVDQMPPSEDLRLDQRRRVARVHELLERHPDMHWMRQYHDPVHYLGYGEVADLVARALPSGPLTVVGSVGTGASTGGIARSLRERDPDVRLTGVQPFGSVTFGSERFTDPDAIIAGIGSAIPFGNVDHELYDRIHWLDFVHAMAATVGLMRDHAVFAGLSTGAAYLVAGWEAARNPDRTHVVIGADTGHRYTARVFARHREAVDPAGLAPREIASLDDLALPWAAMEWRRRKFGIPSQLSYRKERVS
- a CDS encoding ATP-grasp domain-containing protein, with translation MTVVLLEALTFGLGRLADAAAEAGRKLVLFTGNRDIYRYELGTLGPDRVEVVDIDTTDIAACEAALRAIPDLAGIINSTDTWALPGAELTARLGLPGPDAAAVRVLRDKGAVRDLLYDHGLTRGRPVPVMIAEELGFPLVVKDSSGTSSRGVWLVRDAAELEQARREAKDTPLKGHLIAEPYFAGPLYSAETVTWQGRTRLLGILSRQLSPEPVRREEAAAFPVAFPETEYAGLADWIGQVLKAAGHEQGFAHTEFVLTIEGPEVVEINIRIGGAMLGEALCRSLDTNVYSAMISMALGEEPALLTREIGGGPGVAFVLAYPAVEGVLTGWSGLDRLSGLPGAPEWYPTASPGDEIRHLADQRSCTGIVLAEGPTAELALHRALAAAGGITPEITS